One Kwoniella dejecticola CBS 10117 chromosome 11, complete sequence DNA segment encodes these proteins:
- a CDS encoding asparagine-tRNA ligase, giving the protein MAANAQPSIAEQAQDVASKLATSVADTLNFADKQKEDVDKSGLPNLYIDEKAGSDTEGTGAELSPFATSLAAYQSLKPSPENDANPTSIVNLLIRKPDSVERNEWVEISTSAKKKLVKNISGWRKTEAKALAEGEKQQKEKAAQEERDRKRREEAQSVVLVDDDSKESKKTKIFAVPELVGSRVRINGWVHRFRPQKTNYFLVVRDGTAMLQCILSGDCIKTIDALDLTTESTVELVGTVEKVKEGQTAPGGVELIVDYWKIIGKAPGGSDAFEGRLTKETDASIRADLRHLELRGETATSVMRVRALLLRAFRDSFYKRRITEVTPPCMVQTSVEGGSTLFEFDYYGAPAYLTQSSQLYLETVLPSLGDVYCIQESFRAEKSLTRRHLSEYTHLEAELVFIQFKDLLDHLEDMICEVVDTLLTDPVSSEIIKTLNPDFQPPSRPFMRMDYRDAIKYLNEHGIKKEDGSDHVVGDDIAEAAERKMTDQINRPIMLIHFPKLLKAFYMQPLASAPDFTESVDVLMPNVGEVVGGSMRITDYDTLMAAYKREGIPSDPYYWFTDQRKYGTTEHGGYGLGVERFLAWLLNRWTVRECSLYPRWMGRATP; this is encoded by the exons ATGGCTGCAAACGCCCAACCCTCAAtagctgaacaagctcaagacGTAGCTTCCAAGCTCGCTACCTCAGTCGCAGACACACTCAACTTTGCTGATAAGCAAAAAGAAGACGTGGACAAATCAG GTCTTCCCAACCTTTACATTGACGAGAAAGCAGGATCTGATACCGAAGGGACCGGTGCCGAACTCTCCCCCTTCGCAACCTCTTTAGCAGCTTATCAATCCCTCAAACCATCCCCCGAGAACGATGCCAACCCTACATCGATAGTCAACTTGCTCATCCGCAAGCCTGATTCAGTGGAAAGAAACGAATGGGTCGAAATTTCCACGtcggccaagaagaagttggtgAAGAACATCTCTGGGTGGAGGAAGACGGAAGCCAAAGCTTTGGCTGAGGGTGAGAAAcagcagaaagagaaggctgctcaagaagaacgagataggaagcgaagagaggAGGCTCAGAGTGTTGTTCTTGTCGACGACGACTCCAAAGAGTCTAAGAAG ACCAAGATCTTTGCTGTTCCTGAACTTGTTGGATCCCGAGTCCGAATCAACGGATGGGTCCACCGATTCCGACCTCAAAAAACCAACTACTTCCTTGTCGTGAGAGACGGTACAGCGATGTTACAATGTATCTTATCTGGAGACTGCATCAAGACGATAGATGCCTTGGATCTGACAACGGAAAGCACGGTGGAATTGGTAGGAACGGTGGAAAAAGTGAAGGAGGGTCAGACTGCTCCTGGAGGAGTGGAATTGATTGTCGACTACTGGAAGATCATCGGTAAAGCTCCTGGAGGATCTGATGCGTTCGAAGGAAGATTAACGAAG GAGACCGACGCGTCGATCAGAGCAGATTTGCGACACCTCGAATTACGTGGAGAAACGGCTACTTCAGTTATGAGAGTCCGAGCGTTATTGCTGAGAGCGTTCAGAGATTCATTCTACAAACGACGAATTACCGAAGTCACCCCTCCGTGTATGGTACAGACCTCTGTCGAGGGTGGATCGACTCTTTTCGAATTTGATTACTATGGTGCCCCTGCCTACCTTACGCAGTCTTCCCAACTGTACCTCGAAACTGTATTGCCTTCTTTGGGAGATGTCTACTGTATTCAAGAGAGTTTCAGAGCCGAGAAATCGTTGACGAGGCG ACATTTGTCCGAATACACCCACTTGGAAGCTGAGTTGGTGTTCATCCAATTCAAGGATCTTTTAGACCACCTCGAGGATATG atctGCGAAGTAGTCGACACCTTGCTCACTGACCCTGTCTCCTCCGAGATAATCAAGACCCTCAACCCAGATTTCCAACCGCCTTCCAGACCATTCATGAGGATGGACTACCGAGACGCCATCAAATACCTCAACGAGCACGgcatcaagaaagaggacgGGTCAGACCACGTCGTAGGGGACGATATCGCCGAAGCTGCCGAACGAAAAATGACCGACCAGATCAACCGACCTATCATGTTGATTCATTTCCCGAAACTCCTCAAAGCGTTCTACATGCAACCTCTTGCCTCGGCTCCTGATTTTACAGAATCAGTCGACGTGCTCATGCCCAACGTCGGGGAGGTCGTAGGTGGATCAATGAGGATAACGGACTACGATACCCTCATGGCGGCCTACAAGAGGGAAGGTATCCCGTCCGATCCTTACTACTGGTTCACCGACCAGAGGAAATACGGTACGACCGAACATGGTGGTTATGGTTTaggtgtcgag CGATTCCTCGCTTGGTTGCTCAACAGATGGACTGTACGAGAGTGCTCGCTCTACCCTCGATGGATGGGCAGAGCTACCCCATAA